In one Sulfitobacter sp. LCG007 genomic region, the following are encoded:
- a CDS encoding MBL fold metallo-hydrolase: MAHSRTLTRRAALAGCAALPIAGSLAGRLAAEAPLSGADFAPYKRFKLGEFDVTTLLAGTRAVPDPHTIFGLNVDDATFEEVSEEANIPTDQAQFFFTPTVVNTGAELVIFDTGLSGEGTVAALEAAGYTPDQVDVVVLTHMHGDHIGGMTLEGGDPTYPNARYVTGRAEYDHWAGAGNEGFDAKVRPFAEQFTFLEDEGAVAGGLTAVNAFGHTPGHCCYRVESGGKQLVIGADFANHYVWSVGHPDWEVKFDMDKAQAAQTRRKVLDMLSADKMPFIGYHMPWPGVGYIETSGDAFAYVAHSYQLML, from the coding sequence ATGGCCCATTCAAGGACACTGACCCGCCGCGCCGCGCTTGCTGGCTGCGCGGCCCTGCCCATCGCCGGATCGCTGGCTGGCCGGCTGGCTGCCGAAGCCCCGCTGTCCGGGGCGGATTTCGCGCCCTACAAGCGCTTCAAGCTGGGTGAATTCGACGTCACGACCCTGCTCGCCGGCACGCGGGCGGTGCCCGACCCGCACACGATCTTCGGGCTGAACGTGGACGATGCAACCTTCGAGGAGGTCTCGGAAGAGGCCAACATTCCCACCGACCAGGCGCAGTTCTTCTTCACGCCGACTGTCGTGAACACCGGCGCGGAACTCGTGATCTTCGACACGGGCCTGTCGGGCGAGGGCACGGTCGCGGCACTGGAGGCGGCGGGCTACACGCCTGATCAGGTCGACGTCGTGGTGCTGACGCATATGCATGGTGACCACATCGGCGGCATGACGCTCGAAGGGGGCGATCCGACCTACCCCAACGCGCGCTATGTCACGGGTCGGGCCGAATACGACCACTGGGCCGGGGCGGGCAACGAGGGATTCGATGCGAAGGTCCGGCCCTTCGCCGAGCAGTTCACGTTTCTCGAGGATGAAGGTGCCGTCGCCGGGGGTCTGACGGCGGTGAACGCTTTCGGACACACGCCGGGCCATTGCTGCTACCGGGTGGAATCGGGCGGCAAGCAGTTGGTGATCGGGGCCGATTTCGCCAACCACTACGTCTGGTCCGTCGGCCATCCGGACTGGGAGGTGAAGTTCGACATGGACAAGGCCCAGGCCGCACAGACACGGCGAAAGGTGCTGGACATGCTCTCCGCCGACAAGATGCCCTTCATCGGCTACCACATGCCCTGGCCGGGGGTGGGCTATATCGAGACCTCTGGAGACGCCTTCGCCTATGTGGCGCACAGCTATCAGCTGATGCTCTGA
- a CDS encoding DUF1801 domain-containing protein, which produces MSDAAVEAFLEAVEPEGRLREARRLDRLFRDATGLLPALWPGGIIGYGRYDYTYATGRSGSSFATGFAPRKAKISVYVMPGYAGFDAILTRLGRHSRGKACIYFNRLEEVDCDVLAELIRAGLEDLATHWPVMPA; this is translated from the coding sequence GTGTCCGATGCTGCGGTGGAGGCCTTCCTCGAGGCCGTGGAACCGGAAGGACGCCTGCGGGAGGCGCGCAGGCTCGACAGGCTGTTTCGCGACGCGACGGGCCTTCTTCCGGCGCTCTGGCCCGGCGGGATCATCGGTTACGGGCGGTACGACTACACCTACGCCACCGGCCGGTCCGGCAGTTCCTTCGCCACCGGCTTCGCGCCGCGAAAGGCGAAGATCTCGGTGTATGTCATGCCCGGCTACGCGGGTTTCGACGCGATCCTGACGCGGCTCGGCAGGCATTCGAGGGGGAAGGCCTGCATCTACTTCAACCGGCTGGAGGAGGTGGACTGCGACGTGCTGGCCGAGCTGATCCGGGCCGGTCTCGAGGACCTCGCCACCCATTGGCCCGTCATGCCCGCCTGA
- the gltX gene encoding glutamate--tRNA ligase, which translates to MTTTRFAPSPTGYIHIGNLRTALMNYLIARKAGGTFILRIDDTDPERSKQEYVDGIKQDLEWLGLHWDRTERQSERLDRYAAAADELRARGRFYEAFETPTELDLKRKKQLNMGRPPVYDRAALSLSDDEKDRLRAERGDGVWRFKLDQERIEWTDGILGDISIDAASVSDPVLIRGDGQVLYTLASVVDDMDMGVTDIVRGSDHVTNTATQIQIIEALGGTAPRFAHHSLLTGPQGEALSKRLGVLSLRDLRAQGIEPMALLSLMARLGSSDPVELRHDMAELIEGFDLSHFGSAPTKFDERDLFPLTGRYLSGLPLAAVAERIAALGVPDDEAVAFWNVTRENIATLSDLDGWWRLMQEGAEPMIDAEDRAFVAEAMELLPDGPFDADTWSKWTAAVKERTGRKGKALFMPLRLAVTGQARGPEMAALMPLLKVVRARG; encoded by the coding sequence ATGACAACGACCCGTTTCGCGCCATCGCCCACAGGCTACATCCATATCGGCAACCTGCGCACCGCCTTGATGAACTACCTCATCGCGCGCAAGGCAGGCGGCACCTTCATCCTGCGCATCGACGACACCGATCCCGAGCGCTCGAAACAGGAATATGTCGACGGGATCAAGCAGGACCTCGAATGGCTGGGCCTGCACTGGGACCGGACGGAGCGCCAGTCGGAACGGCTGGATCGCTACGCGGCGGCAGCGGACGAGCTGCGCGCGCGGGGGCGGTTCTACGAGGCCTTCGAGACCCCGACCGAGCTTGACCTCAAGCGCAAGAAGCAGCTCAACATGGGCCGGCCTCCGGTCTACGACCGCGCGGCGCTTTCCCTGAGCGATGACGAAAAGGACAGACTGAGGGCCGAGCGCGGCGATGGCGTCTGGCGCTTCAAGCTCGATCAGGAGCGGATCGAGTGGACCGACGGGATCCTGGGTGACATCTCCATCGACGCGGCCTCGGTGTCGGACCCGGTGCTGATCCGGGGCGACGGGCAGGTGCTCTACACGCTGGCCTCTGTGGTCGACGACATGGACATGGGCGTGACCGACATCGTGCGCGGCTCGGACCATGTCACCAACACGGCGACGCAGATCCAGATCATCGAGGCGCTGGGGGGCACGGCGCCCCGCTTCGCGCATCACTCGCTGCTGACCGGGCCGCAGGGCGAGGCGCTCTCTAAACGGCTGGGCGTGTTGTCGCTGCGCGATCTGCGGGCGCAGGGGATCGAGCCCATGGCGCTGCTGTCGCTGATGGCGCGGCTCGGGTCGAGCGATCCGGTGGAGCTGCGCCATGACATGGCGGAGCTGATCGAGGGGTTCGATCTTTCGCATTTCGGATCGGCCCCGACAAAGTTCGACGAACGCGATCTCTTCCCGCTGACCGGGCGCTACCTTTCGGGGCTGCCACTCGCGGCGGTGGCGGAAAGGATCGCGGCCCTGGGCGTTCCGGACGACGAGGCGGTGGCCTTCTGGAACGTGACGCGTGAGAACATCGCGACCCTCTCAGATCTCGACGGGTGGTGGCGGCTGATGCAGGAGGGCGCCGAGCCGATGATCGACGCCGAGGACCGCGCCTTCGTCGCCGAGGCTATGGAGCTGCTCCCGGATGGTCCGTTCGACGCAGACACCTGGTCGAAATGGACGGCGGCCGTGAAGGAACGGACAGGACGCAAGGGCAAGGCGCTGTTCATGCCGTTGCGGCTTGCCGTGACGGGACAGGCGAGAGGGCCCGAGATGGCGGCGCTGATGCCCCTGCTCAAGGTGGTGCGGGCGCGCGGCTGA
- a CDS encoding gamma-glutamylcyclotransferase family protein, whose protein sequence is MDRHSSTDSAPYFFGYGSLVNRATHGYPDARPATLDGWRRAWVATPGYRTVLLTGVRAPGHAIKGLIAAVPGGDWQALDTRERGYARLPAGGSVRHDLSGQVPIAVYAVDPGDFRSREDHCILLSYLDVVVQGFLQVFGEDGVAHFFETTDNWDTPVFDDRSAPLYPRHQRLSPAEAGLVDSHLDHLGVRFRHDFRDSFGT, encoded by the coding sequence ATGGACAGGCATTCAAGCACCGACAGCGCACCCTATTTCTTTGGCTACGGCTCGCTCGTGAACCGTGCGACGCATGGCTATCCCGACGCCCGCCCCGCCACGCTCGACGGATGGCGGCGCGCCTGGGTGGCGACGCCGGGCTATCGCACCGTGCTGCTGACCGGAGTCCGCGCGCCGGGTCACGCCATCAAGGGTCTGATCGCGGCGGTGCCCGGCGGCGACTGGCAGGCGCTCGACACGCGCGAAAGGGGCTATGCGCGGCTTCCTGCCGGCGGGTCGGTGCGCCACGACCTGTCCGGGCAGGTGCCGATCGCCGTCTACGCCGTCGATCCCGGCGACTTCCGGAGCCGCGAGGATCACTGCATCCTGCTGAGCTATCTCGACGTGGTCGTGCAGGGCTTTCTGCAGGTCTTCGGGGAAGACGGCGTCGCGCATTTCTTCGAGACCACCGACAACTGGGACACGCCGGTGTTCGATGACCGCTCGGCCCCGCTTTACCCGCGCCACCAGCGCCTGAGCCCGGCGGAGGCCGGGCTCGTCGACAGCCATCTCGATCACCTCGGCGTGCGCTTCCGCCACGATTTCCGCGACAGTTTCGGCACCTGA
- the gcvT gene encoding glycine cleavage system aminomethyltransferase GcvT: protein MNMLARTPLFELHHALGARMVPFAGYEMPVQYPMGVMKEHLHCRAHAGLFDVSHMGQLMLRAGSWEAVALGFETLVPQDVLGLADGRQRYGFFTNEAGGIEDDLMFARRGDDLFVVVNAACKEADVARMRAALEPAITVEVLEDRALIALQGPEAGAVIEALDPRAADMRFMDIRDLVLDGISVWAARSGYTGEDGFELSVPAAKAEGLARRLLEAESVAPIGLGARDSLRLEAGLCLYGNDIDSATGPAEADLGWAIQKARKPGGAREGGFPGADTVLTGLAEGGTRKRVGLKPEGRAPMREGVPLFASESGETPVGEVSSGGFGPSVGGPVAMGYVPAANAEPGTTLWGEVRGKRMPVTVARLPFVPARFKR, encoded by the coding sequence ATGAACATGCTGGCCAGAACCCCGCTGTTCGAATTGCACCACGCGCTCGGCGCGCGGATGGTGCCCTTCGCGGGCTACGAGATGCCTGTGCAATACCCCATGGGAGTGATGAAGGAGCATCTGCATTGCCGGGCGCACGCCGGGCTCTTCGACGTGAGCCACATGGGGCAGCTGATGCTGCGCGCAGGCTCGTGGGAGGCGGTCGCGCTCGGCTTTGAGACCCTTGTGCCGCAGGACGTGCTGGGGCTTGCCGACGGGCGTCAGCGCTACGGCTTCTTCACCAACGAGGCCGGAGGGATAGAGGACGACCTGATGTTCGCCCGGCGGGGCGATGATCTCTTCGTCGTCGTAAACGCAGCCTGCAAAGAGGCCGACGTGGCACGGATGCGCGCGGCGCTCGAGCCTGCTATCACGGTTGAGGTCCTGGAGGACCGGGCGCTGATCGCCCTTCAGGGCCCCGAGGCAGGCGCGGTGATCGAGGCGCTGGACCCGCGTGCCGCCGACATGCGTTTCATGGATATCCGCGATCTGGTGCTGGACGGGATATCCGTCTGGGCCGCGCGTTCGGGCTATACTGGCGAGGACGGCTTTGAATTATCCGTGCCAGCCGCGAAGGCCGAAGGGCTCGCGCGGCGCTTGCTCGAGGCCGAGTCGGTGGCGCCCATCGGCCTCGGCGCGCGGGATTCGCTGCGCCTCGAGGCGGGCTTGTGCCTTTATGGCAACGACATCGACAGCGCCACCGGACCGGCCGAGGCGGATCTCGGTTGGGCGATCCAGAAGGCCAGAAAGCCGGGCGGTGCGCGCGAGGGCGGCTTCCCCGGTGCGGATACGGTGCTGACGGGTCTTGCGGAAGGGGGGACGCGCAAGCGCGTTGGGCTGAAGCCCGAGGGTCGCGCTCCGATGCGCGAGGGTGTGCCGCTCTTCGCTTCCGAAAGCGGCGAAACGCCCGTCGGAGAGGTAAGCTCGGGCGGTTTCGGCCCCAGCGTCGGCGGGCCGGTTGCGATGGGATATGTCCCCGCCGCGAACGCGGAGCCGGGCACGACGCTCTGGGGAGAGGTAAGGGGCAAGCGCATGCCCGTCACGGTCGCACGGCTGCCCTTCGTGCCGGCGCGGTTCAAGAGATAG
- the gcvH gene encoding glycine cleavage system protein GcvH translates to MKFTEEHEWLRVEGDEVVVGITIHAAEQLGDIVFVELPDEGMTVSKDDEVVVIESVKAASDILAPVDGEITEVNSALSDNPGMVNDDPQGEAWFFKMKLSDASQMDELMDEAAYLEFIA, encoded by the coding sequence ATGAAATTCACGGAAGAGCACGAGTGGCTGCGCGTGGAAGGCGACGAGGTCGTGGTGGGGATCACCATCCATGCCGCCGAGCAGCTGGGCGACATCGTCTTCGTCGAACTGCCCGACGAGGGCATGACGGTCAGCAAGGACGACGAGGTGGTTGTGATCGAGAGCGTCAAGGCGGCCTCGGACATCCTCGCGCCTGTGGACGGCGAGATCACCGAGGTGAACTCGGCGCTTTCGGACAACCCCGGGATGGTGAACGACGATCCGCAGGGCGAGGCCTGGTTCTTCAAGATGAAGCTCAGCGACGCCTCCCAGATGGACGAGCTCATGGACGAGGCCGCCTACCTCGAATTCATCGCCTGA
- the gcvP gene encoding aminomethyl-transferring glycine dehydrogenase has protein sequence MAFKPTEYLPYDFANRRHIGPSPSEMAEMLKVVGAESLDALIDDTLPPKIRQAEPLDFGKAMSEREVLEHLRIVASKNKVLTSLIGQGYYGTVTPPAIQRNILENPAWYTAYTPYQPEISQGRLEALLNFQTMVSDLTGLEIANASLLDESTACAEAMTMAQRVAKSKAKGFFVDRDCHPQNIAVIRTRAEPLGIEVIVDNPAKLEAGKVFGAIFQYPGTYGHVNDFTAQMEALHAEGAIGIVSADPLALTLLKEPGAMGADIAVGSTQRFGVPEGYGGPHAAYMACRDAYKRAMPGRIVGVSIDSHGNRAYRLSLQTREQHIRREKATSNVCTAQALLAVMASMYAVFHGPEGLKAIAQRIHRKTVRLARGLEAAGFKVDPQAFFDTITVDVGPLQAAVMKSAVDEGVNLRRVGETRVGISLDERTRPATVEAVWRAFGIVRKDTDFHAEYRFPDEMLRSSDYLTHPIFHMNRAETEMMRYMRRLADRDLALDRAMIPLGSCTMKLNSAAEMMPVSWREFSLLHPYAPEDQARGYSEMIADLSAKLCEITGYDAISMQPNSGAQGEYAGLLTIAAYHRAQGQGHRNVCLIPVSAHGTNPASAQMVGWKVVVIKSAPNGDIDLDDFRAKAEQHAANLAGCMITYPSTHGVFEETVTEVTRITHEHGGQVYIDGANMNAMVGLSRPGDLGGDVSHLNLHKTFCIPHGGGGPGMGPIGVKAHLVPHLPGHPNGGKGAVSAAPFGSPSLLPISWSYCLMMGGEGLTQATRVAILNANYIARRLAGSYAVLYKGPTGRVAHECILDVRPFEASAGITVEDIAKRLVDCGFHAPTMSWPVAGTLMVEPTESETKAELDRFCDAMLAIRAEIREIEEGRMDTRNNPLKNAPHTVEDLVGEWDRPYSREQGCFPPGAFRVDKYWPPVNRVDNVHGDRNLVCTCPPLSDYAEAAE, from the coding sequence ATGGCGTTCAAACCCACCGAATATCTGCCCTACGATTTCGCCAACCGCCGGCATATCGGCCCCTCTCCGTCGGAGATGGCCGAGATGCTGAAGGTGGTGGGGGCCGAAAGCCTCGATGCGCTGATCGACGACACGCTGCCGCCGAAGATCCGGCAGGCGGAGCCGCTCGATTTCGGCAAGGCCATGTCGGAGCGCGAGGTCCTCGAGCATCTGCGCATCGTGGCGAGCAAGAACAAGGTGCTCACCTCGCTGATCGGGCAGGGTTACTACGGCACCGTCACGCCGCCCGCCATCCAGCGCAATATCCTCGAGAACCCGGCCTGGTACACGGCCTACACGCCCTACCAGCCGGAAATCTCGCAAGGCCGCCTCGAGGCGCTTCTGAACTTTCAGACCATGGTGTCGGACCTCACCGGGCTCGAGATCGCCAACGCCTCGCTGCTAGATGAATCGACGGCCTGCGCCGAGGCGATGACCATGGCGCAGCGCGTGGCCAAGTCGAAGGCAAAGGGGTTCTTCGTCGACCGCGACTGCCATCCGCAGAACATCGCCGTGATCCGCACCCGGGCCGAACCGCTGGGGATCGAGGTGATCGTCGACAACCCCGCGAAGCTGGAGGCCGGCAAGGTCTTCGGTGCGATCTTCCAGTATCCGGGCACCTACGGCCATGTGAACGACTTCACGGCGCAAATGGAGGCGCTGCATGCCGAGGGTGCCATCGGCATCGTCTCCGCCGATCCCCTGGCACTGACGCTCCTGAAAGAGCCGGGCGCCATGGGCGCGGATATCGCCGTCGGGTCGACCCAGCGCTTTGGCGTGCCCGAGGGATACGGCGGGCCGCATGCGGCCTATATGGCCTGCCGGGACGCCTACAAGCGCGCAATGCCGGGCCGTATCGTGGGCGTTTCGATCGATTCCCATGGCAACCGCGCCTATCGCCTGTCGCTGCAGACCCGCGAGCAGCACATCCGGCGCGAGAAGGCGACCTCGAATGTCTGCACCGCGCAGGCGCTGCTGGCCGTGATGGCCTCGATGTACGCGGTGTTCCACGGACCCGAAGGGCTGAAGGCCATCGCGCAGCGCATCCACCGCAAGACCGTGCGCCTTGCCCGGGGGCTTGAGGCCGCAGGCTTCAAGGTCGACCCGCAGGCCTTTTTCGACACCATCACGGTCGATGTCGGCCCGCTTCAGGCAGCTGTGATGAAATCTGCCGTGGACGAGGGCGTGAACCTGCGCCGGGTCGGTGAGACGCGTGTGGGCATCTCGCTGGACGAACGCACCCGCCCGGCGACGGTCGAGGCCGTCTGGCGCGCCTTCGGCATCGTCCGCAAGGACACGGACTTTCACGCCGAATACCGCTTTCCGGATGAGATGCTGCGCAGCTCGGACTACCTGACGCATCCGATCTTCCATATGAACCGGGCAGAGACCGAGATGATGCGCTACATGCGCCGCCTCGCCGACCGCGACCTGGCGCTCGACAGGGCCATGATCCCGCTCGGGTCCTGCACGATGAAGCTCAATTCCGCGGCCGAGATGATGCCGGTGAGCTGGCGGGAGTTTTCGCTGCTTCACCCCTATGCGCCCGAAGACCAGGCCCGCGGCTACAGCGAGATGATCGCCGACCTCAGCGCAAAGCTTTGCGAGATCACCGGCTATGACGCGATCTCGATGCAGCCCAATTCCGGCGCGCAGGGCGAATACGCGGGGCTGCTGACCATCGCGGCCTATCACCGGGCGCAGGGGCAGGGGCACCGCAACGTCTGCCTGATCCCGGTAAGCGCGCACGGCACCAACCCGGCCTCGGCGCAGATGGTGGGCTGGAAGGTCGTCGTCATCAAGTCCGCTCCCAACGGCGACATCGATCTGGACGACTTCAGGGCGAAGGCCGAACAGCATGCGGCGAACCTCGCCGGCTGCATGATTACCTACCCGTCGACCCATGGCGTCTTCGAGGAGACGGTGACCGAGGTGACACGGATCACCCATGAACACGGCGGGCAGGTCTATATCGACGGCGCCAACATGAACGCGATGGTCGGGCTCTCGCGGCCGGGCGACTTGGGCGGCGACGTGAGCCACCTGAACCTGCACAAGACCTTCTGCATCCCCCATGGCGGCGGCGGCCCCGGCATGGGCCCGATCGGGGTCAAGGCGCATCTGGTCCCGCATCTGCCGGGCCATCCCAACGGCGGTAAGGGGGCGGTCTCCGCCGCGCCTTTCGGCTCGCCCTCGCTGCTGCCGATCAGCTGGTCCTACTGCCTGATGATGGGCGGAGAAGGGCTCACCCAGGCGACCCGTGTTGCGATCCTGAACGCGAATTACATCGCCCGCCGCCTCGCGGGGTCATACGCCGTGCTCTACAAGGGTCCGACCGGACGTGTGGCACATGAGTGCATCCTCGACGTGCGCCCCTTCGAGGCCAGCGCCGGCATCACCGTCGAGGATATCGCCAAGCGCCTGGTCGACTGCGGCTTCCACGCCCCGACGATGAGCTGGCCGGTGGCCGGAACGCTGATGGTCGAGCCGACGGAAAGCGAGACGAAGGCAGAGCTCGACCGCTTCTGCGATGCCATGCTGGCGATCCGGGCGGAGATCAGGGAAATTGAGGAGGGCCGCATGGATACCCGCAACAACCCCCTCAAGAACGCGCCCCATACGGTTGAGGACCTGGTCGGCGAGTGGGACCGCCCCTACAGCCGCGAGCAGGGATGTTTCCCGCCGGGCGCCTTCCGGGTCGACAAGTACTGGCCGCCGGTCAACCGGGTCGACAACGTCCATGGAGACCGAAACCTGGTCTGCACCTGCCCGCCGCTCAGCGATTATGCGGAAGCCGCGGAATAG
- a CDS encoding ABC transporter permease yields MSLRLAARFARRELRGGIAGFRIFLACLALGVAAIAAVGTVRSSIEAGLTREGAALLGGDAEIDITYRYATPEELAWMESVSTALSAVVEFRSMAVTGEGQQAERALTQVKGVDDSYPLVGSVALEPDMPLAEALADRDGMAGAVMERVLADRLGLAPGDRFRLGTREYRLAAILTREPDSAGAGFGLGPRTLLRTAALEGSSLLETGSMFDTDYRLLLPEDADLDALEARMAERFPDAGLRWRDSRNGAPGVQRFVERLGSFLVLVGLSGLAVGGVGVSAAVRAYLAGKTGVIATLRTLGADRATIFQTYFLQVGALSLLGIALGLLLGSGVPLLLSPIIEASLPVPAHFALYPRPLAEAAIYGLLTAFVFTLWPLARAGEIRAATLFRDALSGGRALPGPRYLVAIGLALALLLTVAAWFSGTWRLTLWTAGGMAGALLLLAVAALGIRALARRSARQVRGLPRLRWALAAISDARQGTGSVVLSLGLGLAVLAAIGQIDGNLRNAIEADLPDVAPSYFFVDIQKDQMAGYTRQLQDDPAVSRIQSAPMMRGVISKINGRPAREVAGDHWVVRGDRGITYAAELPEDSYLTEGEWWPKDYDGPPLISFAAEEGEELGLKLGDQLTVNVLGRDITGTIASFRAVDFSSAGIGFVLTMNPAAVEAAPHTWISTVYADPEAEARILRDLANRFPNITAIRIRDAIERVSEVLAGIAAATRYGAAATLLTGFLVLIGAAAAGTGARTYEAAVLKTLGAERNAIFASFALRAALLGLCAGLVALAAGIAGGWAVSRFVMETGYTVKWGSAIGIVAGGVLATLLAGIAFAWGPVNARPARVLRARE; encoded by the coding sequence ATGAGCCTGCGTCTCGCGGCCCGGTTCGCGCGGCGGGAGTTGCGCGGTGGCATCGCCGGTTTCCGGATCTTCCTCGCCTGCCTGGCACTCGGCGTCGCCGCGATCGCCGCGGTGGGCACCGTGAGATCGAGCATCGAGGCGGGGCTCACCCGCGAAGGTGCGGCGCTTCTGGGGGGCGATGCCGAGATCGACATCACCTACCGCTATGCCACACCGGAGGAACTGGCCTGGATGGAAAGCGTCTCGACGGCGCTCTCGGCCGTCGTCGAGTTCCGCTCGATGGCCGTCACCGGCGAAGGGCAACAGGCGGAACGCGCGCTGACACAGGTCAAGGGGGTCGACGATTCCTACCCGCTCGTCGGCAGCGTGGCGCTGGAACCGGACATGCCACTGGCCGAGGCGCTTGCGGACCGCGACGGCATGGCGGGCGCGGTGATGGAACGGGTGCTGGCCGACCGCCTTGGCCTTGCCCCCGGCGACCGGTTCCGGCTGGGCACCCGAGAGTATCGGCTGGCGGCGATCCTGACGCGCGAACCGGACAGCGCCGGGGCGGGATTCGGCCTCGGACCGCGCACGCTTCTGCGCACCGCGGCGCTCGAGGGATCCTCGCTGCTCGAGACGGGCTCCATGTTTGACACCGACTATCGCCTGCTGCTGCCCGAAGACGCAGACCTCGACGCGCTGGAAGCGCGGATGGCCGAGCGCTTCCCCGATGCCGGTCTGCGCTGGCGGGATTCCCGTAACGGCGCGCCAGGCGTGCAGCGATTTGTCGAGCGTCTGGGCAGCTTTCTCGTACTGGTGGGGCTTTCGGGGCTGGCCGTGGGCGGCGTGGGCGTATCGGCGGCGGTGCGTGCCTATCTGGCCGGCAAGACCGGGGTGATCGCCACGCTGCGTACCCTGGGGGCGGACCGCGCGACGATCTTCCAGACCTATTTCCTGCAGGTCGGCGCCCTGTCGCTGCTGGGCATCGCTCTGGGTTTGCTGCTGGGCAGCGGCGTCCCGCTGCTGCTCTCTCCGATCATCGAGGCAAGCCTGCCGGTGCCGGCGCATTTCGCGCTATACCCGCGTCCTCTGGCGGAGGCCGCGATCTACGGGCTGCTGACAGCCTTCGTCTTCACGCTCTGGCCGCTGGCACGCGCCGGGGAGATCCGTGCGGCCACCCTCTTCCGCGATGCGCTGAGCGGCGGACGCGCCCTGCCCGGTCCGCGTTATCTCGTGGCGATCGGCCTTGCCCTGGCGCTGCTGCTGACCGTTGCCGCGTGGTTCTCGGGCACATGGCGTCTGACCCTCTGGACCGCCGGCGGAATGGCGGGGGCGCTGCTGCTGCTTGCCGTCGCCGCGCTCGGCATCCGCGCCCTCGCCCGCCGCAGCGCCCGCCAGGTGCGCGGGCTCCCGCGTCTGCGGTGGGCGCTGGCCGCGATCTCGGACGCGCGCCAGGGAACGGGCTCGGTGGTTCTCTCGCTCGGGCTGGGCCTCGCGGTGCTCGCGGCGATCGGCCAGATCGACGGCAATCTGCGCAACGCCATCGAAGCTGATCTGCCGGACGTCGCGCCGTCCTACTTCTTCGTTGACATCCAGAAGGACCAGATGGCGGGCTATACCCGGCAGCTGCAGGACGACCCCGCGGTGAGCCGCATCCAGTCCGCCCCGATGATGCGGGGGGTGATCTCGAAGATAAACGGCCGCCCCGCACGGGAGGTGGCGGGCGATCACTGGGTGGTGCGCGGAGACAGGGGCATCACCTATGCCGCCGAGCTGCCCGAGGACAGTTATCTCACCGAGGGCGAATGGTGGCCGAAGGATTATGACGGGCCGCCGCTGATCAGCTTCGCCGCCGAGGAAGGCGAGGAACTGGGTCTGAAACTCGGTGATCAGCTGACCGTGAACGTGCTGGGGCGCGACATCACCGGGACCATCGCGAGCTTCCGGGCCGTCGATTTCTCTTCTGCGGGCATCGGCTTCGTGCTGACGATGAACCCCGCCGCCGTCGAGGCCGCGCCCCATACCTGGATATCGACCGTCTATGCCGACCCCGAGGCGGAAGCGCGGATCCTGCGCGATCTCGCCAACCGCTTCCCCAACATCACCGCAATCCGCATCCGCGACGCCATCGAGCGGGTGTCGGAGGTGCTTGCAGGCATCGCCGCCGCGACCCGCTACGGTGCCGCCGCCACCCTGCTGACGGGTTTCCTGGTGCTGATCGGTGCCGCCGCGGCCGGCACCGGCGCACGCACCTACGAGGCGGCCGTCCTGAAGACGCTGGGCGCCGAGCGCAATGCCATCTTCGCGAGCTTCGCCCTGCGTGCCGCTCTTCTGGGGCTTTGCGCCGGGCTGGTCGCGCTCGCCGCCGGGATCGCGGGTGGCTGGGCAGTCAGCCGTTTCGTCATGGAAACGGGCTACACGGTCAAATGGGGATCGGCCATCGGCATCGTCGCGGGAGGCGTGCTGGCGACCCTGCTGGCGGGAATCGCCTTTGCCTGGGGGCCCGTCAATGCCCGGCCGGCGCGCGTTCTGCGCGCGCGCGAATGA